A section of the Mesorhizobium loti genome encodes:
- a CDS encoding ABC transporter ATP-binding protein, with product MARLTLDNVTKSFADFDAVKDVSIDVADGEFLAVLGPSGCGKTTLLRLVAGFEKVTSGEIRIGSEVVSAKDGSVAPEKRRVGIVFQNYALWPHMTVAENIGYSLKVAKLDKAVARQKVEDALALVNLQGLGERRPANLSGGQRQRVALARCLVAAPSLVLFDEPLANLDVHLRASMEDEFAAFHKRTGTTIVYITHDQAEAMALADRIAVMDHGRLAQLATPRELYHEPANEMVASFISQGILLPADVLTGEEGGHCKVKVLGAELVVRCRPGERPRAGARICCRSADLDVSQDGPGFDGLVKRVIYQGGAARVEFTPAAGPGLTLHFEQLDPVTLESGAQARLRIRSGWLIPAEAAS from the coding sequence ATGGCGCGATTGACCCTAGACAATGTGACCAAGAGCTTCGCAGATTTCGACGCGGTGAAGGATGTCTCGATCGACGTTGCCGACGGCGAGTTCCTCGCTGTGCTCGGGCCCTCCGGCTGCGGCAAGACTACTTTGCTGCGGCTCGTCGCCGGCTTCGAGAAGGTGACATCGGGCGAAATCCGCATCGGCAGCGAGGTCGTGTCGGCCAAGGATGGCAGCGTCGCGCCGGAGAAGCGGCGCGTCGGCATTGTCTTCCAGAATTATGCGCTGTGGCCGCACATGACGGTTGCCGAAAACATCGGCTATTCGCTGAAGGTGGCGAAGCTCGACAAGGCGGTTGCGCGCCAGAAGGTCGAGGACGCGCTCGCCTTGGTCAATCTGCAGGGGCTGGGCGAGCGCCGGCCGGCCAATCTCTCCGGCGGCCAGCGCCAGCGCGTGGCATTGGCGCGATGCCTTGTCGCCGCGCCCTCGCTGGTGCTGTTCGACGAGCCGCTCGCCAATCTCGACGTGCATCTCAGAGCCTCGATGGAGGACGAGTTCGCAGCCTTCCACAAGCGCACCGGCACAACCATCGTCTACATCACCCATGATCAGGCCGAGGCAATGGCGCTGGCCGATCGCATCGCGGTGATGGATCACGGCAGGCTGGCGCAGCTGGCGACGCCACGCGAGCTCTATCATGAGCCGGCAAATGAAATGGTGGCATCCTTCATCTCGCAAGGCATATTGCTGCCGGCGGATGTCCTGACGGGCGAAGAAGGCGGCCATTGCAAGGTCAAGGTTCTCGGAGCCGAGCTGGTGGTCCGCTGCCGCCCCGGCGAGCGACCGCGTGCGGGCGCCAGGATCTGCTGCCGGTCCGCGGATCTCGATGTCTCGCAGGATGGTCCGGGCTTCGATGGCCTCGTCAAGCGGGTGATCTATCAGGGCGGCGCGGCGCGCGTCGAATTCACGCCTGCCGCCGGCCCCGGGCTTACCTTGCATTTCGAGCAGCTCGACCCGGTCACGCTCGAGAGCGGGGCCCAGGCGCGGCTGCGGATAAGGTCCGGATGGCTCATCCCGGCGGAGGCGGCATCGTGA
- a CDS encoding DUF930 domain-containing protein, giving the protein MKDEARERRRNLLWGIPASLILHALIAALLVYGLPPPPQQPQEEQPVNVAIVPPPVQPKPKPVPPPPPKETKTEKPPEPKVEKPPEQPPKPANTPALKPVFQYGKKDTGPEKSVDGGSAQANAPSPAKDEAAKPPVEPKPALSQSAPPANPEQKAESSKPDEKPVTAPPDAKPAQSEEKQTTEEADKQQPDKQEAAPQTAEKQAVVAPKPLAAQAGDKPAPPPSAEKAKPKPAKTMNFKSAKAFKAPSGKTGKSNPANTAAGSPMYSGLPGVRKLYSQGATGDALATSSMDNVPRDQRVANLCGNVLNQELQSADYSPKWVPTIPLKTGNVLNPPQSAFSTRTTWYSLNFRCEVDADATRVLSFNFRVGPLIPPGEWTRLGLTKYPLN; this is encoded by the coding sequence GTGAAGGATGAGGCAAGAGAACGGCGTCGGAATCTGTTGTGGGGCATCCCCGCATCGCTGATCCTGCATGCCTTGATCGCGGCGCTCCTGGTGTACGGCCTGCCCCCGCCTCCCCAACAACCGCAGGAGGAGCAGCCGGTCAATGTCGCGATCGTGCCTCCGCCCGTTCAGCCAAAGCCAAAACCTGTTCCCCCGCCGCCGCCCAAGGAAACCAAAACCGAAAAGCCACCGGAACCCAAGGTCGAAAAGCCGCCCGAGCAGCCGCCCAAGCCGGCGAACACTCCAGCCCTGAAGCCAGTTTTCCAATATGGCAAGAAGGATACCGGACCGGAGAAGTCTGTCGACGGAGGCAGCGCTCAAGCCAATGCGCCGTCGCCGGCCAAGGATGAGGCCGCGAAGCCGCCAGTCGAACCGAAGCCCGCGCTCTCCCAATCCGCTCCTCCTGCAAATCCCGAGCAAAAGGCAGAGTCCAGCAAGCCCGACGAGAAGCCGGTAACCGCCCCGCCGGATGCCAAGCCCGCGCAAAGCGAGGAGAAGCAGACGACCGAGGAAGCCGACAAACAGCAACCAGACAAACAGGAGGCGGCACCGCAAACCGCCGAAAAGCAGGCGGTCGTGGCGCCGAAGCCATTGGCTGCCCAGGCCGGCGACAAGCCAGCGCCGCCACCCTCAGCCGAAAAGGCAAAGCCCAAACCCGCAAAGACGATGAATTTCAAATCCGCAAAAGCCTTCAAGGCGCCAAGCGGGAAGACAGGCAAGTCAAATCCCGCGAACACCGCGGCCGGATCGCCGATGTATTCCGGCCTTCCGGGCGTCCGAAAGCTTTATTCGCAGGGCGCGACCGGCGACGCGTTGGCCACAAGCTCCATGGACAACGTCCCGCGCGATCAGCGCGTTGCCAACCTTTGCGGCAACGTTCTGAACCAGGAATTGCAGAGCGCCGATTATTCGCCCAAATGGGTGCCGACCATTCCGCTGAAGACAGGCAATGTCCTCAATCCTCCGCAGTCCGCCTTCAGCACGAGAACAACGTGGTACAGCCTGAATTTCCGGTGCGAGGTCGACGCGGATGCGACGAGGGTCCTGTCCTTCAACTTCCGTGTGGGACCGTTGATCCCGCCCGGCGAATGGACGCGACTTGGATTAACCAAGTATCCGCTGAACTAA
- a CDS encoding HAD family hydrolase, with translation MARPRPIIFDCDGVLVDSEPLAARAYERVYEKHGMPGVHGGIIAQCVGMKQSDIIVRIRELTGHQFPAAADGDIWAETKVLFTEELKPTPGITAFLETLEGDRCVASSSSVERINHSLAVTGLAHFFGDAIYSSSMVKNGKPAPDIFLFAAARLGADPADCIVIEDSPFGIQGAVAAGMTAIGYTGGGHTYAEHGARLTAAGADFVCADWQEVSRQLSGLGVPA, from the coding sequence GTGGCGCGACCAAGGCCTATCATTTTCGATTGCGACGGCGTGCTCGTCGACAGCGAGCCGCTGGCAGCCAGGGCCTATGAGCGCGTCTATGAAAAGCACGGCATGCCCGGCGTCCATGGCGGCATCATCGCCCAGTGCGTCGGCATGAAGCAGTCCGACATCATCGTGCGGATCAGGGAATTGACCGGCCACCAGTTTCCCGCCGCCGCCGACGGCGACATCTGGGCCGAGACCAAGGTCCTGTTCACCGAGGAATTGAAGCCGACCCCCGGCATAACAGCGTTTCTGGAAACGCTCGAGGGCGACCGCTGCGTTGCCTCGTCATCCTCCGTCGAGCGGATAAACCACAGCCTTGCCGTCACCGGGCTGGCGCATTTCTTCGGCGATGCGATCTACAGTTCCTCGATGGTCAAGAACGGCAAGCCGGCGCCCGACATCTTCCTGTTCGCCGCCGCCAGGCTGGGCGCCGACCCGGCCGACTGCATCGTCATCGAGGATTCCCCCTTCGGCATCCAGGGCGCGGTCGCCGCCGGCATGACGGCGATCGGCTACACCGGGGGCGGCCACACCTATGCCGAACATGGCGCGCGGCTGACGGCGGCTGGTGCCGATTTCGTCTGTGCCGACTGGCAAGAAGTTAGCCGGCAATTGTCGGGGCTTGGCGTGCCGGCCTGA
- a CDS encoding DUF930 domain-containing protein, whose translation MKDEARERRRNLLWGIPASLILHVLVAAILIYGLPIPPQKPQEEQPVNVALVPPPDQPKPKPAPVPPPKPPEPKVEKPPEQKVEKPPSPEKQPNKPPPVEVLKPVFQFGDKDAGPRKSLDGASAQDSSPAPAKDDASKPQAEPKPADSQPVPPTDSEAAKQEADKQAALDAAKQEGAAPAPLAADGEIELPTSAEAPKPKPANVPKPSPSKASKSASQRSSSLPGVRKLYSQGATGDALATTSMGGVARGQRAARLCASALQQQLLDASYFPKWVPSVPLKVGNILNAPDVAFSTTTAWYYLSFRCEVDTDATKVLSFNFRVGAAIPPSEWAGLKLPSPY comes from the coding sequence ATGAAGGACGAGGCACGAGAACGGCGTCGGAATCTGCTGTGGGGCATCCCCGCATCGCTGATCCTGCACGTGCTTGTCGCGGCGATCCTGATTTATGGCCTGCCAATTCCTCCCCAAAAGCCGCAGGAGGAGCAGCCGGTCAATGTCGCGCTCGTGCCTCCGCCCGATCAGCCGAAACCGAAACCTGCTCCCGTGCCGCCGCCCAAGCCACCCGAGCCGAAGGTTGAAAAACCGCCTGAGCAGAAGGTCGAAAAACCACCTTCGCCGGAAAAGCAGCCTAATAAGCCACCGCCAGTCGAGGTCCTGAAGCCCGTTTTTCAGTTCGGCGACAAGGATGCCGGTCCGAGGAAATCCCTGGATGGGGCCAGTGCTCAGGACAGTTCGCCGGCGCCGGCCAAGGATGACGCTTCAAAGCCGCAGGCCGAGCCGAAGCCCGCGGACAGCCAACCTGTCCCGCCGACAGACTCCGAGGCAGCTAAACAAGAGGCAGACAAGCAGGCGGCGCTCGACGCCGCCAAGCAAGAGGGCGCGGCACCAGCGCCTTTGGCTGCCGACGGCGAGATCGAGCTTCCCACATCAGCCGAAGCGCCGAAGCCCAAACCCGCGAATGTGCCGAAGCCCAGCCCCTCAAAGGCCTCGAAGTCTGCATCGCAGCGCTCTTCGAGTCTGCCAGGCGTTCGCAAGCTCTATTCGCAAGGCGCTACCGGCGATGCGCTGGCCACGACCTCGATGGGTGGGGTGGCTCGCGGTCAGCGTGCCGCCAGACTTTGCGCCAGCGCGTTGCAGCAGCAACTGCTGGATGCCTCTTATTTTCCCAAATGGGTGCCATCCGTTCCACTGAAGGTGGGCAATATTCTAAACGCCCCGGATGTCGCCTTCAGCACGACAACCGCATGGTACTACCTGAGCTTTCGCTGCGAGGTCGACACGGATGCGACCAAGGTGCTGTCCTTCAACTTCCGTGTGGGGGCAGCAATTCCGCCCAGCGAATGGGCCGGTCTTAAATTACCCAGTCCCTACTAG
- a CDS encoding transcriptional regulator GutM produces MAIWQWGLLLLVIVWALQSLGVWLQMRHYSDVFRGVTDQYKDGFVGAGNFRGRLAKGTIALVVVTPDLIVRRMMVMSGRSVFTKFKRHEEFEGVPLDRLRSNPAIMGEGEPGVAEAVKRAIEQIDKARSEPGKKPGLTGLNVARA; encoded by the coding sequence ATGGCGATTTGGCAGTGGGGACTGCTTCTGCTGGTTATTGTGTGGGCGCTGCAGTCGCTCGGCGTCTGGCTGCAGATGCGGCACTATTCGGATGTCTTCCGGGGCGTCACCGACCAGTACAAGGATGGCTTCGTCGGAGCCGGCAATTTTCGCGGCCGGCTGGCCAAGGGCACCATCGCGCTTGTCGTGGTGACGCCCGACCTGATCGTGCGCCGCATGATGGTGATGAGCGGCCGTTCCGTTTTCACCAAGTTCAAAAGACATGAAGAATTCGAGGGTGTTCCCCTCGATCGACTCCGGTCCAACCCTGCGATCATGGGGGAGGGGGAACCCGGTGTGGCCGAGGCCGTGAAGCGGGCGATCGAACAGATCGACAAAGCACGGTCGGAGCCGGGGAAGAAGCCGGGCCTAACCGGCTTGAATGTAGCAAGGGCCTAG
- a CDS encoding MBL fold metallo-hydrolase — protein sequence MMLDLLGGFGEKGRTSLAVSSGDDRILLDVGIKVGASGAEYYPALNGSVGDIDALFVSHAHEDHVGALSWLLSRGYAGPVFMTAETRDEAPATLAAYAEPEDLGRFPFPLDRVEIFEPGDTLKSGKLTIRTGRSGHVVGGVWFAVDNGKSRVAYSGDVVPDSHVFVMDTIPHCDLLVFDASYGADPVSGAARAREISEWVARHPQGCLLPTPLSGRSLELIAALPGPFAIHAGMRSSLEGQIGATAALLPGVSERLRARLASAADWTDADPLPSLPLLADDGMGEAGPSSRLLPRADQAGFPVLLTGHLPAGSPGDLLYRAGRADWVRMPTHPTLSGNVAIWERAGEPEALGHSCTTDLLADLKSHIPSLRAQCRTGQRIMVPQGSK from the coding sequence ATGATGCTGGACCTGCTTGGCGGCTTTGGGGAAAAGGGCCGCACCAGCCTCGCTGTCAGCAGTGGCGACGACCGCATCCTGCTCGATGTCGGCATCAAGGTTGGCGCTTCCGGGGCGGAGTATTATCCGGCGCTCAACGGATCGGTCGGCGACATCGATGCGCTTTTTGTCTCGCACGCCCATGAGGATCATGTCGGCGCGCTGAGCTGGCTGTTGTCGCGCGGCTATGCCGGCCCGGTCTTCATGACGGCCGAAACGCGCGACGAGGCGCCGGCCACGCTCGCCGCCTATGCCGAGCCGGAGGATCTCGGGCGGTTTCCGTTCCCGCTCGATCGTGTCGAAATCTTCGAACCCGGCGACACGTTGAAAAGTGGCAAACTCACGATCCGGACCGGGCGGTCGGGACATGTCGTGGGCGGCGTCTGGTTCGCTGTCGACAACGGGAAAAGCCGCGTCGCCTATTCGGGCGATGTGGTGCCGGATAGCCATGTATTCGTTATGGACACGATCCCGCATTGCGATCTTCTGGTCTTCGATGCCTCCTACGGCGCCGATCCCGTATCTGGGGCGGCGCGGGCGCGGGAAATTTCCGAATGGGTGGCAAGGCATCCGCAGGGGTGCCTCCTGCCGACGCCTTTGTCGGGGCGGTCGCTGGAATTGATCGCCGCGCTGCCGGGCCCGTTTGCCATCCATGCCGGCATGCGTTCCTCCCTGGAAGGGCAGATTGGCGCCACGGCGGCCTTGTTGCCTGGGGTTTCCGAACGCCTGCGTGCCCGGCTAGCAAGTGCCGCCGACTGGACTGATGCCGATCCCTTGCCTTCGCTGCCGTTGCTGGCCGATGACGGCATGGGCGAGGCCGGGCCGTCGTCGCGCCTGTTGCCGCGCGCAGATCAGGCTGGGTTCCCTGTGCTGCTCACCGGGCATCTGCCGGCTGGTTCTCCGGGTGATCTCCTGTACAGAGCCGGCAGGGCGGACTGGGTGCGCATGCCGACCCATCCGACGCTGTCGGGAAATGTCGCGATCTGGGAGAGGGCGGGAGAGCCTGAAGCGCTCGGTCATTCCTGTACCACCGATCTTCTCGCCGACCTCAAGAGCCACATCCCGTCACTGCGCGCGCAATGCCGCACAGGCCAGCGCATCATGGTGCCGCAAGGAAGCAAATAA
- a CDS encoding 5'/3'-nucleotidase SurE produces the protein MRILICNDDGIEAPGLARLANAAGGLSDDVWVVAPDGKRTAAGSSLTIARPLTMRRVKPNWYSCSGTPADCVVSAMTWLFADARKPDLVLSGVNDGRNVAEDLAYSGTLGIAREATFWGVSAIGFSRVKNPDFTDGDDRWLGALIASLWQSRADWATEGHWLSINLPTALPAEIRQPRIGRDKIGRTAEIVESDGDRTVITVPRGRAHASEPGDENEAIDAGFVSINRLNWFGETRLDERFLDGIPG, from the coding sequence ATGAGAATCCTGATCTGCAATGACGACGGCATCGAGGCGCCGGGCCTTGCCCGCCTCGCCAACGCCGCCGGCGGGTTGAGCGACGATGTGTGGGTGGTCGCGCCCGACGGCAAGCGCACCGCCGCCGGTTCGTCGCTGACCATCGCCAGGCCGTTGACGATGCGGCGCGTCAAGCCGAACTGGTATTCCTGCTCCGGCACGCCGGCCGATTGCGTGGTGAGCGCGATGACGTGGCTGTTCGCCGACGCCAGGAAGCCGGATCTGGTGCTGTCGGGCGTCAATGACGGCCGCAACGTGGCCGAGGACCTCGCCTATTCCGGCACGCTTGGCATTGCCCGGGAGGCAACCTTCTGGGGGGTGTCGGCGATCGGCTTCTCGCGGGTGAAAAACCCCGATTTCACTGACGGCGACGACCGGTGGCTTGGCGCGCTGATCGCTTCATTGTGGCAGTCGCGTGCCGATTGGGCGACAGAGGGCCATTGGCTCAGCATCAACCTGCCGACCGCCTTGCCGGCTGAAATCCGCCAGCCGCGCATTGGCCGCGACAAGATCGGCCGCACCGCCGAAATCGTGGAAAGCGACGGCGATCGCACGGTCATCACGGTTCCGCGCGGGCGCGCCCATGCCAGTGAGCCGGGCGACGAGAACGAGGCGATCGATGCCGGCTTCGTCAGCATCAACCGGTTGAACTGGTTTGGCGAAACGCGGCTGGATGAGCGGTTTCTGGATGGGATTCCGGGCTGA